The following coding sequences lie in one Micromonospora sp. R77 genomic window:
- a CDS encoding NAD-binding protein → MADPLRDRARRATGWRLRMNGDARPHYVVCGSDPLAYWVVRSLLATETPAGQVRVTLVVPERRRSDGPDGRDLDGVQVITAARLDEATFRRAGLAGADGLALLHQDDVGNMHAALCAQEVEPRLRLVVRMFNTSLANGVRQLFPDSAVLSDASMAAPAFVAAALGEVAPTHFRHGGRTLYVARRADVRPADVVCGLAVTTDPAPARLLPADQATADLVLAEATGQPPGTELAARRLVRARRRRQPVVVLLRAVRSFATRKIGMAVLLLLGVIALLGWLNSRASGVDWAEALYLTLVTTLSGQDPDVHKPAAAQVMQVVLNLAGLALIPLITAVVVDGIVNARLALHAGRIQPARAGHVVVVGLGNIGTRVMAQLQDFGVEVVTIDKDPDARGAPLAHRLGVPLIVGDAGLEETLRAASVDTCQALVVVSTDDGTNLRAALNARSLNADLRVVLRLFDGDFAERIQKAFGIGISRSVSYLAAPSFVAALLDRAVIATIPVGRHALLVTEVPVVAGSALDGRPLAAVNRPGEVRLLAYTRAGQKADWTADPRMMISAGDRLTVVARRAGLSALLRETSPAPPPAPAGTPVPRQPEE, encoded by the coding sequence ATGGCCGACCCGCTGCGCGACCGTGCCCGCCGCGCCACCGGCTGGCGGCTGCGGATGAACGGCGACGCCCGCCCGCACTACGTGGTCTGCGGCTCCGACCCGCTCGCCTACTGGGTGGTCCGGTCGCTGCTGGCCACCGAGACGCCCGCCGGTCAGGTGCGGGTCACCCTGGTCGTACCGGAGCGGCGGCGCTCCGACGGGCCGGACGGGCGGGACCTCGACGGTGTCCAGGTGATCACCGCCGCCCGGCTGGACGAGGCGACCTTCCGCCGGGCCGGGCTGGCCGGTGCGGACGGCTTGGCCCTGCTGCACCAGGACGACGTGGGCAACATGCACGCGGCGCTCTGCGCCCAGGAGGTCGAGCCCCGGCTGCGCCTGGTGGTCCGCATGTTCAACACCAGCCTGGCGAACGGCGTACGGCAGCTCTTCCCGGACTCGGCGGTGCTCTCCGACGCGTCGATGGCCGCCCCGGCGTTCGTCGCCGCCGCGCTCGGCGAGGTCGCGCCCACCCACTTCCGGCACGGCGGACGCACCCTCTACGTGGCCCGCCGCGCCGACGTACGCCCGGCCGACGTCGTCTGCGGGCTGGCCGTGACCACCGACCCGGCACCGGCCCGGTTGCTGCCGGCGGACCAGGCGACGGCCGACCTGGTGCTCGCCGAGGCGACCGGGCAGCCGCCCGGCACCGAACTGGCCGCCCGCCGGCTGGTCCGGGCCCGGCGGCGCCGGCAGCCGGTGGTGGTGCTGCTGCGGGCGGTCCGCAGCTTCGCCACCCGCAAGATCGGCATGGCGGTGCTCCTGCTGCTCGGGGTGATCGCCCTGCTCGGCTGGCTGAACTCCCGTGCCTCCGGCGTCGACTGGGCCGAGGCGCTCTATCTGACCCTGGTCACCACGCTCAGCGGTCAGGACCCGGACGTCCACAAGCCGGCCGCCGCGCAGGTCATGCAGGTGGTGCTCAACCTCGCCGGGCTGGCGCTGATCCCGCTGATCACCGCGGTGGTGGTGGACGGCATCGTGAACGCCCGGCTGGCCCTGCACGCCGGCCGGATCCAACCGGCCCGGGCCGGTCACGTGGTGGTGGTCGGGCTCGGCAACATCGGCACCCGGGTGATGGCCCAGCTGCAGGACTTCGGCGTCGAGGTGGTGACGATCGACAAGGACCCGGACGCCCGGGGCGCACCGCTGGCGCACCGGCTGGGCGTACCGCTGATCGTCGGGGACGCCGGGCTGGAGGAGACGCTCCGGGCCGCCTCGGTCGACACCTGCCAGGCGCTCGTGGTGGTCTCCACCGACGACGGCACCAACCTGCGGGCCGCCTTGAACGCCCGTTCGCTCAACGCCGACCTGCGGGTGGTGCTGCGCCTCTTCGACGGCGACTTCGCCGAGCGGATCCAGAAGGCGTTCGGCATCGGCATCTCGCGCAGCGTGTCCTACCTGGCGGCGCCCTCGTTCGTGGCGGCGCTGCTGGACCGGGCGGTGATCGCCACCATCCCGGTCGGCCGGCACGCCCTGCTGGTCACCGAGGTGCCGGTGGTGGCCGGTTCCGCGCTGGACGGCCGCCCGCTCGCGGCGGTGAACCGGCCCGGCGAGGTACGGCTGCTGGCGTACACCCGGGCGGGGCAGAAGGCCGACTGGACCGCCGACCCGCGCATGATGATCTCGGCGGGGGACCGGTTGACCGTGGTGGCCCGGCGGGCCGGGCTGAGCGCCCTGCTCCGCGAGACCTCCCCCGCCCCGCCCCCCGCCCCGGCCGGCACACCCGTGCCGAGACAGCCGGAGGAGTGA
- a CDS encoding MSMEG_6728 family protein produces MQTFLPYPDFLASARTLDQKRLGKQRVESIQVLRGLTRPDYGWRNHPAVKMWAGYEEALTRYGLDMCAVWCEPGRADTCAATMVTDLATACGIDVVRTQAELAGAGELPPWLGRDDLHRSHRSSLLRKDPGHYAPQFPDTPPDLEYVWPPSDRPRRCLP; encoded by the coding sequence ATGCAGACGTTCCTGCCGTACCCGGACTTCCTGGCGAGCGCCCGGACGCTGGACCAGAAGCGCCTGGGCAAGCAGCGGGTGGAGAGCATCCAGGTGCTGCGTGGGCTGACCCGGCCGGACTACGGCTGGCGCAACCATCCGGCGGTGAAGATGTGGGCCGGGTACGAGGAGGCGCTGACCCGGTACGGGCTGGACATGTGCGCCGTGTGGTGCGAACCAGGCCGGGCGGACACCTGCGCGGCGACCATGGTCACCGATCTCGCCACCGCCTGCGGCATCGACGTGGTCCGCACCCAGGCGGAGCTGGCCGGGGCCGGCGAGCTGCCGCCCTGGCTGGGCCGCGACGACCTGCACCGCAGCCACCGCTCCTCGCTGCTGCGCAAGGACCCCGGCCACTACGCCCCGCAGTTCCCCGACACCCCACCCGACCTGGAGTACGTCTGGCCGCCGTCCGACCGCCCCCGCCGCTGCCTGCCCTGA
- a CDS encoding FAD-dependent oxidoreductase, translating to MALSQVVGRLIGVREHVVDPGGGGADRVPRPTTAVVVGGGIAGMSAAVVLAERGVDVTVLEAAPTLGGRLGAWPEALPDGEQRNEHGFHAFFRQYYNWRSILRRVDPGLGFLKPIPGYPILSEQWPTEEFGKLPPAPPANLLALLLRSPSLRLADLRGMDRDAALPLLSYDPVRTYAEFDDTTADELLSSLKLPDRARAMLFEVFSHSFFNHEAEMSAAEMIAQFHFYLLGNPEGLAFDCPDEDYATAIWEPLTRHVSEHGGRVLTGAAATRLDHGPEGWQVTVADGSSYRAGHVVLAVDPPALAALVAASPGLVAVAPQLVERMPAFGRPGPPYAVARYWMDGDVRADRAVFSGVSRQPTLDSVTLYHRLENESRRWAERTGGSVVELHAYACEPDVPAEELAERMRVELTRLWPEAADLRVRELRARVEAQAPAFTPGSDAWRPGVRTDADGLYLAGDGIRTEFPSALMERSAATGIIAANHILRAAGGAAEPVRSIRPRGLLARK from the coding sequence ATGGCGCTGTCGCAAGTGGTCGGCCGGCTGATCGGCGTACGGGAGCACGTGGTGGACCCGGGCGGTGGCGGCGCGGACCGGGTGCCGCGCCCCACGACGGCGGTCGTGGTGGGTGGCGGCATCGCCGGCATGTCGGCGGCGGTGGTGCTCGCCGAGCGCGGCGTGGACGTGACCGTGCTGGAGGCCGCCCCGACGCTGGGCGGCCGGCTGGGTGCCTGGCCGGAGGCGCTGCCCGACGGCGAGCAGCGCAACGAGCACGGTTTCCACGCCTTCTTCCGGCAGTACTACAACTGGCGGTCGATCCTGCGCCGGGTCGACCCGGGGCTGGGCTTCCTCAAGCCGATCCCCGGTTATCCAATTTTGAGCGAGCAGTGGCCGACGGAGGAGTTCGGCAAGTTGCCGCCCGCCCCGCCGGCGAACCTGCTGGCCCTGCTGCTGCGCAGTCCCAGCCTGCGCCTGGCCGACCTGCGCGGGATGGACCGGGACGCCGCGCTGCCGCTGCTCAGCTACGACCCGGTCCGCACCTACGCCGAGTTCGACGACACCACCGCCGACGAGCTGCTCAGCTCGCTGAAGCTGCCGGACCGGGCGCGGGCGATGCTCTTCGAGGTCTTCTCGCACTCGTTCTTCAACCACGAGGCGGAGATGTCGGCCGCCGAGATGATCGCCCAGTTCCACTTCTATCTGCTCGGCAACCCGGAGGGGCTGGCCTTCGACTGCCCCGACGAGGACTACGCGACGGCGATCTGGGAGCCGCTGACCCGGCACGTGTCGGAGCACGGTGGTCGGGTGCTCACCGGTGCCGCCGCCACCCGGCTGGACCACGGCCCGGAGGGCTGGCAGGTCACCGTCGCGGACGGGTCGTCGTACCGGGCCGGGCACGTCGTGCTCGCCGTCGACCCGCCCGCGCTGGCCGCGCTGGTCGCCGCCTCCCCCGGCCTGGTCGCCGTGGCACCGCAGCTGGTGGAGCGGATGCCCGCGTTCGGCCGGCCCGGGCCGCCGTACGCGGTGGCGCGCTACTGGATGGACGGCGACGTGCGCGCCGACCGGGCCGTGTTCAGCGGGGTGTCCCGGCAGCCCACGCTCGACTCGGTGACCCTCTACCACCGGCTGGAGAACGAGTCGCGGCGCTGGGCCGAGCGCACCGGCGGTTCGGTCGTCGAACTGCACGCGTACGCCTGCGAGCCGGACGTGCCGGCAGAGGAGCTGGCCGAGCGGATGCGGGTGGAGCTGACCCGGCTCTGGCCGGAGGCGGCCGACCTGCGGGTGCGGGAACTACGCGCCCGGGTGGAGGCGCAGGCGCCCGCGTTCACCCCGGGCAGCGACGCCTGGCGGCCCGGCGTACGCACCGACGCCGACGGCCTCTATCTGGCCGGGGACGGCATCCGGACGGAGTTCCCGAGCGCCCTGATGGAACGCTCGGCGGCCACCGGCATCATCGCCGCGAACCACATCCTGCGGGCGGCGGGCGGTGCGGCCGAACCGGTCCGCTCGATCCGCCCCCGTGGTCTGCTCGCCCGGAAGTGA